GCGGTCGAAACTGATCGTCCCCGGCCGGGTCAGCCTGCAATTCGTCGGCCATCGTACCGGCACCGTCTATTACCTGACCGCGCTGGAACAGACGCAGGGACACGACGCCAACGCCGCCTTCGTCCCCGGTGCCAAGCCGCGTCAGCCACAGGCGGAGCGCGGCCCGCGCGCGATCATGGGCTATGACATCGCATCCGGGAAAAGCCGCCGGATCGCCGACCTTCAGCCGGGGTACTCGATCGCGACGATCAATGCCGACGAAACGCTGTTCGCCGGTGCGCGCAACACCGGCGACGGCCCCGGCGCCGGGGTGAACCCGGGCAGCGTGATGGCCAGCCGCGATCCCGCCGCGGAGCTCGGGCCGAACGGTGAGAAGCTGACCTATGCCGAGGGGCGCGAGGTGCAGATCAACCGACGCCTGATGCAGCGCATACCGATGGAGATCTTCACCATCGATATCCGCACCGGGGCCAAAAAGACGATCACCGCATCGACCGACTGGCTCAACCACCTGCAATTCTCGCCGACCGATCCCAATGTCCTGCTCTATTGCCACGAGGGCAACTGGCACGTGGTCGACCGGCTGTGGCTGGTCCGCGTCGACCGGCCGGATACGCCCCGGCTGCTCCACACCCGGACGATGAACATGGAGATCGCCGGCCACGAATGGTGGAGCAAGGACGGCAAGACCGTCTGGTACGACCTGCAGACGCCGCGCGGCGAGGATTTCTGGGTCGCGGGTTACGAGGTCGCGACCGGCAAGCGACGCTGGTACCACCTGGATCGCAACGCCTGGGGCGTGCACTTCAACAGCTCGCCCGACGGCAGCCTGTTCGCCAGCGACGGCGGCGACCCCGAAATGGCCGCCCATGCACCCGACGGCAAATACATCCAGTTGCTCCGCCCGCGCGCGATCCCCGACGTCGCCGGCATCCATGCCGCGAACAGCGCCGACCTCATCACGCCCGGCGCCTTCGATGCCGAACGACTGGTCGACCTGCGCAACCACGATTACCGGTCGGAACCGAATGCGAGCTTCACGCCGGACGGCAAGTGGCTGGTGTTCCGGTCGAACATGTGGGGGCCGGGCCATGTCTATGCGGTAGAGGTCGCAAAGCCGCGCTGATCCGGCGTTCCCCGCTCACCCTCACCCTGTCGCCGGCTGCGCCGTCTCTTCCCGCTCCCGGCGGGAGAGGAGAAAAGGCGCGTTGTGCCGAAAGGGTGAGGGTGAGTGCGGGACCCCTTGGCCTACAGCAACGTCTCGATCGGGATGGGAAAGCTGCGCGGCCGCACGCCCGTCGCGTGCCACACCGCATTCGCCACCGCACCCGCGCTGCCGGTGATGCCGATCTCGCCGACGCCCTTGATGCCCAGCGCGTTGACGTGGACATCCTCCTCGGCGACCTGGATGCACTCCAGCGACGGCACGTCGGCATTCACCGGTATGTGATATTCGCCGAGATTGGGGTTCATCACCCGGCCGGTGCGCGGATCGACCACCGCCGCCTCATGCAGCGCGAACGACACGCCCCAGATCATGCCGCCGTACAATTGGCTGTCGACCATCCGCGGATTGATGATACGACCGGCGGCAAAGGCGCCGACCAGCCGCGTCGCCCGCACCTGGCCCAGATCCGGATCGACCTTCACCTCCGCGAACACCGCGCCGTGCGCGTGCTTGGAATAGGCCTCGCTCGCCGGGTCGGCGGCGGCGTGGCCGTTGCCTTCCACCTCGGCCTTGCCGGCGCGACGCAGGATCTCGGCATAGCTTTCGCTGCGGCTCTCGTCGTCCCGGCGATGCAGGCGGCCGTTGCGGGCGACGACGCCGGTATTCCCCGCGCCGTAGAGCGGCGAATCGGCGCGATCGACCGCCAGTGCCGCCAGTTCCGCGATCACCGCCGCGCCCGCCTCGTGGATCGCCATGCCGGCGGTCGCGGTGTGGCCCGACCCGCCGGCGATCCCCGCATCGGGCAGGTCGGAACTCCCAGACCTGAACTCCGTTTCGGCAAGATTCAGCCCCAGGCTGTCCGCCGCGATCTGCGCCAGCGCCGTCCACGCGCCCTGCCCCATGTCGTGCGCGCCGATCTCCACCATGCCACGCCCGTCGTCGCGGATGACGGCGCGCGCGTTGCCCTCGAACATCAGCGCCGGGAAGATCGCCGTCCCCATGCCCCAGCCGACCAGCAGGCCGTCGGCGTCGCGCATCGTCCGCGGCTGCAACGGCCGCCCGGCCCAGCCGAACCGCGCGGCCGCCTGCGCATAGCATTCCCGCAAGGCCTTGGACGAGAACGGCTTGCCGTCGAGCGGATCGACCTCGGCATAATTGGCCAGGCGGAATGCCAGCGGGTCCATGCCGCAGGCATAGGCCGCCTCGTCGATCGCGCATTCCA
The sequence above is a segment of the Sphingomonas insulae genome. Coding sequences within it:
- a CDS encoding oligogalacturonate lyase family protein, whose amino-acid sequence is MKPTTWIAAAALMWATAASAQQPPVLMAKPDAQAVPPKTWIDQTTGHRVVRISDQPGSSSNYFNVNSYTPDGRWMAYSSPAGIMALDLKTWRSKLIVPGRVSLQFVGHRTGTVYYLTALEQTQGHDANAAFVPGAKPRQPQAERGPRAIMGYDIASGKSRRIADLQPGYSIATINADETLFAGARNTGDGPGAGVNPGSVMASRDPAAELGPNGEKLTYAEGREVQINRRLMQRIPMEIFTIDIRTGAKKTITASTDWLNHLQFSPTDPNVLLYCHEGNWHVVDRLWLVRVDRPDTPRLLHTRTMNMEIAGHEWWSKDGKTVWYDLQTPRGEDFWVAGYEVATGKRRWYHLDRNAWGVHFNSSPDGSLFASDGGDPEMAAHAPDGKYIQLLRPRAIPDVAGIHAANSADLITPGAFDAERLVDLRNHDYRSEPNASFTPDGKWLVFRSNMWGPGHVYAVEVAKPR
- a CDS encoding xanthine dehydrogenase family protein molybdopterin-binding subunit, with the protein product MTDLTLTPAPLHRRHGSNIGQSLTRAEGALKVTGQAAYAADAHPAGMLHAVMRVATIANGRVASMDVAAAKAHPGVVAVMTPGNRPALAMDPDAKEHGFMFRLDLLQNDRVRYPGQAIAVVIADSLEAATEGAALLAPTYDEEAPLIGLDAGVPFVPPVVGAGAPAEASTGNLSGGLGEAAVRVEATYETPAQYHNPMEPHAIVAAWDGDTLSIDMPSQGMAMAIGRIAGLFGIDPAGIHIRSPFLGGGFGSKGMIAGPMVLGILAARLVGRPVKLVLRREHMYGPVSHRGQTRQDLRIGADADGRLTALGHHTRTVSSVFDDFFEPSSNTSQSVYAAGAIATSHDVVRVHAGTPGFMRAPGEASGSIALECAIDEAAYACGMDPLAFRLANYAEVDPLDGKPFSSKALRECYAQAAARFGWAGRPLQPRTMRDADGLLVGWGMGTAIFPALMFEGNARAVIRDDGRGMVEIGAHDMGQGAWTALAQIAADSLGLNLAETEFRSGSSDLPDAGIAGGSGHTATAGMAIHEAGAAVIAELAALAVDRADSPLYGAGNTGVVARNGRLHRRDDESRSESYAEILRRAGKAEVEGNGHAAADPASEAYSKHAHGAVFAEVKVDPDLGQVRATRLVGAFAAGRIINPRMVDSQLYGGMIWGVSFALHEAAVVDPRTGRVMNPNLGEYHIPVNADVPSLECIQVAEEDVHVNALGIKGVGEIGITGSAGAVANAVWHATGVRPRSFPIPIETLL